In the Trinickia acidisoli genome, TCGGCCGCGCCGCTACTTGGCGGGCGCGGCCGTTTCCTGAACTTATTGCACGATCACTGGACGATGCGCGTCACGCCACGGCCGCGCGGATCGGCCACGGCCTCGGGCGTCCCGCCGTCCACCTTGATGACTTGGATGTCGCCGTTGAAGCTTTGTCCTTTCAACACATAGCCTTTCGCTTCCAGTTCTGTCGCGAGCTCGCCTTCGATCGGCTTGTACGGTTCCCAGAAAATCGTATTGGGCGGCAGCAACTGATGATGAAAGCGCATGGCCGCCACGGCATCGGACAGCGGCATATTGAAGTCGTAGACATCGGTGATGACTTGGAAGATCGACGTGAAGATGCGCGAGCCGCCGGGCGTGCCGATCACCATCGCCACCTTGCCGTCCTTCGTCAGGATCGTCGGTGTCATCGACGACAAAGGCCGCTTCTTCGGCTCGATCGCGTTGGCATCGCTGCCGACCACGCCGAACATGTTCGCCACGCCGGGCTTCGCCGAGAAATCGTCCATTTCATCGTTCAGGACAATGCCGGTGCCGTCCACGACTTCCCCGGAACCGAAATAGCCGTTCAGCGTGTACGTGTTCGAGACGGCATTGCCCCATTTATCGATGATCGAGAAGTGGGTCGTTTCAGCCTTCTCAGGCATCGACGTGCCAAGCCCCGGTTGCACCGACTTCGTATCCGACGGCTTCTGCGGATCGACCTCGGCCGCGCGCTTGGCGAGATAGGCATCGTCGATCAATTGCGCAACCGGCACTTTGTAGAAGTCGGGATCGCCGAGATACTGCGCACGATCGGCGAACACACGCTTCTCGATTTCGGCGACGAGATGAATGTACTGCGCCGAGTTCAACGCGACACCCGTGAAATCGTCCTTCAAATCGGCCTTCATCTTCAGCAACTGCACGAGCCCGACGCCGCCCGAACTCGGCGGCGGCGCCGTAATCACACGGTAGCCGTTCCAGTTCGCCTCGACGGGCTGTCGCCACACGGCCTTGTACTCGCGCAAATCCTCTTTCGTAATGAGCCCGCCGCGCGCCTTCATCGCCGCGGCAATGAGGTCGGCCGTCTTGCCCTCGTAGAATCCTTTTGCGCCTTGATCGGCAATGCGCGTCAACGTTGCGGCCATTTCAGGCTGCTTGAAGGTCTCGCCGGCCTTGAGTTGCCCGAAGTATCGGCCGAAGTTGGTCTTGTCGCCGAAGTCCTTCGCCGAGTTGTCCCGGCGTTGCTGCAACTGCTCGCTGACGTCGAAACCATCGCGCGCATAGCGAATCGCCGGCGCGAGCACTTGTTTCCACTTCAGCCTGCCGAAACGCTTTTGCACCTCCCACATGCCCTCGACCGTGCCGGGCACGCCGACGGCGCGCATGCCGACGAGGCTCATGCCCTTGATGACGTTGCCGTCCTTATCGAGGTACATGCCCTTCGTCGCGGCGAGCGGCGCCCGTTCGCGGTAGTCCATGAAGTACGGTTTGCCGTTCACGTAGAGCGTCATGAAGCCGCCGCCCCCGATGTTGCCGGCCTCGGGATAGGTCACGGCGAGCGTAAACGCCACGGCCACCGCGGCGTCGACCGCGTTGCCGCCTTCTTTGAAGATGCGCTCGGCCGCGTCGGCGCTGAACTCGTCGGCCACGGCCATCGCCGATGCCGACAGCACCGGCTGCTGCGGGCCCGTCTTCGCAAAGGCCGGCGTACTCGGGGCAAACCCGAGCGAGACGGTCAATGCCGCGATCGATCCGGCGATGCGGGCCGACATTCCAATTCGACTTATCGTATTCATTGGCTATCCTCCGTGGTCGTCTCTACGGTCAAAATGACCGATTTGCCGCTTATAGCACGCGCATTTTCATTCCGAAATCCGGCAATCGCGTAGGATTTCGGCCCAACCGCAAAGCCCGGAGCCGGCCTGCGCGCCGCCATCCGCGCGGACAGCGCCGATTCCCGGCCCACTCCGACCAACCGGGCGATAATTGCGGTGCGGCTCGCCCCTCTTCGACTTTCTTTCACTTCGGAGTGTCTCTACATGCATATGCGTGCGGTCGCCGCCCGTCAAGGTTCACGATGGATCGCAGAGGGCTGGACGCTGTTTCAGCAATGTCCGGGCACGTGGATCCTGCTCGGCCTCATCGATCTGCTCGTCACAGCCGTGCTCTACGAACTGCCTTACGCGAGCGATCTGACCGCGGTCTTCACCGTGCTGTGGACCGGAGGCATGATTTGTGCCGCCGATCACTGTCGCACGACGGGCTCGGTACGCCTGGCCGACGTGCTGCGCGGCATCCGCACGAGCTTTCAGCCGCTGTTCGCGGCGGCCGTGTTCGCGCTGCTGATAGCGATCGTCTGCGACCTGACGGGCGATCGGGCGTCGAGTGCGTTACGCTTGCTCGCGTTTGGCGGTGCGTCGAACACCAGCTCCGTGCTCGCATTGATCGCCGGCGTCCTCTATTCCACCGCCGCGCTGCTCGGCACGATGGCGCTTTGGCTCGCGCCCGCCCTCATCGTGCTGAACGGCGCCACGCCGGCCGATGCGCTGCGCGCGAGTTTCGCGGCGACGTGGCGCAATGGAGCCGCCTCGCTCGTCTACGGGCTCATCGTGTCCGGGTTGATGCTCGCTTGCGTGCTGACGCTCGGCGTCGCGTTGCTCGTCGTCGCGCCGCTCATCTACCTATCGACCTATGCCGCCAGCCTCGACATGTTTCCGCGCGAACGGTAGAGCGATGCCATGAATGCCCCGTCCAGCGCCCGCCCGCTCACCACGTTTCATCCGGCTGTTGCCGCGTGGTTCGAATCGGCGTTCGCCGCGCCGACCGACGCGCAAATACGCGCGTGGCCCTCTATCCGCCGCGGCAAATCGACGCTCGTCGCCGCGCCCACCGGGTCGGGCAAGACGCTGACGGCATTCCTATGGGCGCTCGATGAACTCGTGCGCGAGGGCCTCGCTCATGGGGGCGCACTGCCCGACGAGACGCTCGTCGTCTACGTCTCGCCGCTCAAAGCGCTGTCGAACGACATTCACGCCAATCTCGAGCGGCCGCTGGCGGGCATCGGCGAAGCGCTCGCGCGGCTCGGCTCGCCGCGCATCGACATTCGCACGGCTGTCCGTACGGGTGACACCACTCAACAAGAACGCAATGCGCTCAAACGACGGCCGTCGCATATCCTCGTGACGACGCCGGAATCGCTCTACGTGCTGCTGTCATCGGATTCGGGGCGACGCATGCTCGCGACCACGCGCACCGTCATCGTCGACGAGATTCATGCAATGGCCGGCAGCAAGCGCGGCGCGCATTTGGCACTCTCGCTGGAACGGCTCGATGCGCTATGCAAACGGCAACTGCCGCGCATCGGGTTGTCCGCCACGCAAAAACCCATCGAAGCAGTTGCGCGCTTTCTCGTCGGTACGAGCGAGGCGGCGCGCTGCGCGATCGTCGACGTCGGCCATCATCGCGAACGCGATCTCGCGCTCGAGTTGCCGCCCGTACCGCTCGAAGCGGTCATGGCCAACGAAGTGTGGGAGCGCGTCTATGATCGGCTTGCCGAACTCGCGAGCGCGCATGCGACGACGCTCGTCTTCGTCAATACGCGGCGCATGGCCGAGCGCGCGGCCCGTCACTTAACCGATCGCTTGGGCAAGGACGCCGTGGCCGCCCATCACGGCAGCATGGCGAAGGAGCATCGGCTCGATGCCGAACAGCGGTTGAAGCGCGGTGCGCTGCGCGTGCTGATCGCAACCGCGTCGCTCGAGCTCGGCATCGACATCGGCGACGTCGAGCTCGTGTGTCAGCTCGGCTCGCCGCGCGCGATCGCCCCGTTCCTGCAACGTGTCGGACGCTCGGGGCATCAGGTCGGCGGCATGCCGAAGGGGCGGCTTTTCCCCACCTCGCGCGATGACCTCGTCGAATGCGCGGCACTCATCGATTGCGTGCGACGCGGCGAACTCGATGCGCTGACGATACCGCAGGCGCCGCTCGACGTGCTCGCGCAGCAGATCGTCGCCGAGGTGGCTTGTGCAGAGTGGAGCGAAGACGCGCTGTTCGCCTGCGTCAAACGGGCGGCGCCCTATGCCGATCTCACGCGCGCGCAATACGATGCCGTCTTGCGCATGCTGGCCGAAGGCTACACGAGCCGTCACGGCCCGCGCGGCGCCTACATCCATCGCGACGTCGTCAACGGAACGCTGCGCGGCCGCCGCGGCGGCAAGATGACGGCCGTCACCTCCGGCGGCACGATTCCCGACAACGCCGACTATGCCGTGCTGCTCGAGCCGCAAGGCTTGAACATCGGAACCGTCAACGAAGACTTTGCCGTCGAGAGCCTGGCCGGCGATGTGTTCCAGCTCGGCAACACGTCCTACAAGATCGTGCGCGTCGAGCCTGGACGCGTACGCGTCGTCGATGCGCAAGGGCAAGCACCGAATATTCCGTTCTGGCTCGGCGAGGCGCCCGGGCGCAGCGATGAATTATCAGCAGCCGTCTCGCGGCTCAGAGCTCGCGTCGACGAATTGCTCGGCAGTCCTAAGCGATTGCCGGCATCGCGCGATGAAGATCCCATGCACGCGTCCCCGCCCATGCATGCGCATGTCGTCCGCGTACTGATGGACGATTTGGCGATCGACGAAAGCGCCGCCCGTCAAATCGTCGACTATCTCGCGCGCGCGAAGGCGGCGCTCTCGGTATTGCCGACCCAACGCGCGCTCGTCATGGAGCGATTCTTCGATGAATCGGGCGGCACGCAGCTCGTCGTTCATTCGCTGTTCGGCAGCCGCATCAATCGCGCTTGGGGCCTCGCACTGAGAAAGCGGTTCTGTCGAACGTTCAACTTCGAGCTTCAGGCTGCCGCGACCGAAGACGCAATCGTGTTGTCGCTGACGGGTAGTCACAGCTTCGCGCTCGACGAAGTGTGGCGCTTCCTGCATTCGAACAGCGCCGAGCATGTCTTGATTCAAGCATTGCTCGACGCGCCGCTTTTCAACGTGCGCTGGCGCTGGAACGCCGTCACTTCGCTCGCGCTGCCGCGCTTCACGGGCGGTCGCAAAACGCCGCCGCAGTTGCAGCGTATGAAGAGCGAAGACTTGCTCGCCGCCGTCTTTCCCGATCAGGTGGCGTGCCTCGAAAACATCGTCGGCGAGCGCGAATTGCCGCATCATCCGCTCGTCGATCAAACCGTCGACGACTGCCTGCACGAAGCGATGGACTGCGAGGGATGGCTCGCGCTGCTGCGGCGCATCGAGCGCGGCGACGTCGCACTCGTCACGCGCGAGCTGTCGGCGCCCTCGCCGCTCGCCGCCGAGATCCTCAATGCGCGCCCCTATGCCTTTCTCGACGACGCGCCGCTCGAAGAACGCCGCACGCAAGCGGTGTTGTCCCGGCGCTGGAGCAATCCCGAGGCCGCATCCGATCTCGGCGCGCTCGATGCCGACGCGATCGAAGCCGTGCGCAACGAAGCGTGGCCGCAAGCCCGCAACGCCGACGAAATGCACGAGGCATTGATGGGGCTCGCCTGCATCGACGAAACCGAAGCGCGCGTACAGGAAGGCTGGCTCGGATGGCTCGACGCGCTCGCTCGATCCGGACGCGCGACACGCATGCAGATCGCCGAAGACGAAGCACTGTGGTTGCCCGTCGAACGTTTGGCGTGCTTGCGCGCTGTCTATCCCGACGCCGCGTTCGCGCCGCGCCTCGTCGCACCGAAGGGCTTCGACGAAGCGTGGAAGGACGAAGCAGCGCTCGTCGACGTACTGCGTGCGCGACTGTCCGGCCTCGGCCCCGAGCCCGTGCCCACGATCGCGCGCGCGCTCGCGCTGCCGGCGTCGAGCGTCGCCGCCGCGCTCGTGACGCTCGAAAGCGAAGGCTATGCGATGCGCGGCCGCTTCAGTCCCGGCGCCACGCAGGACGAGTGGTGCGAACGCCATTTGCTCGCGCGCATTCATCGCTACACGATCAAGCGGCTGCGCCGCGAAATCGAACCCGTGGAACGGGCCGAGTTCGTGCGCTATCTGATCGAATGGCAGCGCCTTGCACCCGGTGCGCGCGGAATGGGTCGCGACGCGCTCGCAGCCACGCTCGAACAACTCGAAGGCTTCGAAGCAGCGGCGGCCGCTTGGGAAGAGGAGATCTTGCCGGCGCGCCTGCGCGATTACGCCGGCAGCACGCTCGACGAGCTGTGCCGATCGGGCCAGTTCGTCTGGGCCCGCCTCGCCGCAGACGGGCGCAGCGCCGCGGCGCCGGTGCGAACGACGCCGATCGTCCTGCTGCCGCGGCGCGCTTTGCCCACATGGCACGCGCTCGCCGATTGCCGCGCGGCTCAAGCGCCCGCATCGGATGCGCTATCGCCTCGCGCTCAAGCGCTCTTCGATGCGCTGACGCGGCATGGCGCCATGTTCTTCGATGAATTGGCGGCTGAAGTGCGCGCGCTACCGCTCGAGATCGAAGCCGCGCTCGGCGAACTCGTCGCGGCCGGACTCGTCAACGCCGACGGCTTTGCCGGACTGCGCGCCCTCATCGCGCCTGCCGTCGCGCGCCAGCGCAGTGGACGCGTCATGACTCGGCGAGCGATGCATCGCGGCGCGTTCATCGGCGGGATGCAGGACGCGGGGCGTTGGGCATTGCTGCGACGGCCCACCGTCTCGGATCGATCGCCGTCATCGGACCCGCAAACGACGCAGGCCTCCGACAGGCCATCGCCGGCATCGCGCGCAAGCACGCAGACGCTGTCGCCGGACACGATCGAGCACGTCGCGATGGCCCTGTTGCGCCGCTACGGCGTCGTGTTTTGGCAATTGCTCGAGCGCGAGGCGGCATGGCTGCCGCGTTGGCGCGATCTGCTGCACGTGTTTCATCGAATGGAAGCGCGAGGCCAAATACGCGGCGGACGGTTCGTGAACGCGCTATCGGGCGATCAGTTCGCGCTGCCCGAGGCGCTCGCTTTGCTGCGCGAGGTGCGCAAGCGCGAACCGGATGGACAGTTCGTCTGCGTATGCGCGGCCGATCCGCTCAACATCGTCGGCACGATCCTGCCCGGCGAGAAGGTCCCCGCATGGGTCGGCAATCGCATTGCGTTTCGCAACGGCGCATGCGCGGCCACGTTGATTGCAAGCAAGTTCGAATTCGCGGCCGATTTGACCGCCGCGGAAAGGGAGGCTGCACGGCTTTGCCTCGCGCATCGAGCATGACGCATCAACGTGCTAACCGGCGCGGGCGAGCGGACAACGCGCAACCCGCTATGCCGTCAGGCAAGCGTATGGCACAAGCCTTCGAACAATAGGTCCGCGCCAAGGACGAAGCCGCGCCCCGCCACGTTGACATGCGCCGACAACGTCACGCAAAGATTCTTGGAGCTCGACGACATATACGGTTCACTGACGATCGTCTCGCCCGGGCGGACGAGCGCATCGCGGAAGTAGGCCCGTTTGGACCAGTTCGCCCCCGTGCTGCGCGCCAATAGCGGGAAGGTGGCACGCCGCCGGTCGTCGTGCCGGCTCGCCTCGATGTTCTCGCCGACCTGCTTGCCCGTATCGTCGAGCACGAACACGCGCAGCGCCCATTCGCATGCCAGAAAATGCCGCGCGGCCTCGTTCACCGGAACGCCGGCGCACCAGGCGTCGCGGAACATGCCGAACGCGCGCCGGTACGGCGCCAACTCGTCCAGATCGCCGACGCGGCGCAGCTTGCGCGCATCCATGAGTTGGGCGTCGAGCCCGGCCGTCGGGATGCCGGTAAGCGCCGCTGCCGCCTCGACTTCAATCGTCGGCCGCCCGAAATAATAGCCCTGGACGAAGTCGGCATCGCAATCGACGCTCAGCCTCGCTTGGTCCTCCGTCTCGATCCCTTCCACGACGATGAACGTGCCGATGTCGTGCAACAGATCGACGAGGCGCAGCAGGCTTCGCGCATTCCGATAGCTGGAAACTGCCTTACAAATCAATTCGCGGTCGAGCTTGACGACGTCGGGCCGCAAATCCCAGACGCGGCCCAGATTGGTCAGGCCCGCGCCGAAATCGTCGAGCGCGATCAAAAAGCCGTGGCTCCGGAGCCGTTCGACGGCGCCGATCAGCGCCGATGGCGTTTCCTGCCTCGCCTCGAGGATCTCGATGACGACACGCCCGGGCATGACCCCGCTCGCCAGCAGGTCGTCGACGAGCGCCGGCCCATGGACCGGATCGACGAGCACGTCCGGATGCAGATTGACGAACAAGACGCTTTCATCCCCGGCGAAGCGGACGAAGCGCCGCACGTGGTGCCGCGTGCAGGCACGCTCGTATTCGCCGTAGCGCCCGGAGCGTCGCGCCACGGCGAACGCTTGCTCGGGCGAGCAAGACGCCTCGTCGTGGGTCGCGCGAAGCAGCGCCTCATATCCGACGGCCGCGCCGTGAGCCAGCGACAGCACGGGCTGGAAGGCGCTTTCTATTCGCGGCAGTCCGGACGCTTGAGCATCGATCATGGAAAAAAATCGCGTCGTGGGGTCGAAAGCTGACGTGGCGATTGTAGTCGGACGGGTCCATCGCGTGACAGCCCATCCGCTATATAACGTCAGATGTTTCGGAGAACTTAATAGTTTTCTCGGGGGAAACGCGAACCTCGTATTAATTTTCCTGTTGGCGCGCCGTTATCAGCGGTACAGCCCGAGCATCGACGGCCGCGCCCCGCGCCCAGGGTGCAACCGCCACACACGGGCGCAACCCGAAGAGGAAATTTCGATGGCCGCTGATCATCACTCGATCGACGAACGCACCAACCTGACGAGCACCAACAAGTTCGAGCTCCTGCTGTTCCGGCTCGGTGCCGCGCCCGGGAACGACGACTCGCACGAGTTGTACGGCATCAACGTCTTCAAGGTTCGCGAAATCATGACGATGCCGACGATCACCCCGATCGCGGGCGCCTCGGAGCACATGATCGGCGCCGTCGACATTCGCGGCCAAATCATCCCCGTCATCGACTTGCCGAAGCTGATGGGTTGCAACCCGACACGCGGCCTGAACATCTTGCTCGTCACCGAGTTCGCCCGCTCGACGCAAGCGTTTGCGGTCGAGGAAGTGGACGACATCGTGCGTCTCGAGTGGAATCAAGTGCTGTCGGCCGAAGGATCGGCCGGCGGCAACTCGGTCACGAGCATCGCCCGCATCGACGGTAATACCGGCGATTCGCGCCTCGCGCAGGTGGTCGATGTCGAACAGGTGCTGCGCGACGTCTTCCCGGCTCAGCACAAGAGCGTCGAAGCGGCCGACGTGGGCACGTCGGTCAGGATGAGCGGCGGCGCCAAGATCCTGGCCGCCGACGATTCGGGCTTCGCCCGCAAGCTCATCGAACAAAGCCTCGCCGCCCTCGGCGCCGAGTACATCATCACGAAGACGGGCCAAGAAGCCTGGGATACGCTGACGAAAATCGCCGCCGAAGCGCAGAAGGAAGGCGTTCGGGCGCGCGACAAGGTCGCACTCGTGCTGACCGACCTCGAAATGCCCGAGATGGACGGCTTCATGCTGACGCGCCAGATCAAAGCCGACGAGCGCCTGCGCGACATCCCCGTCATCATCCACTCGTCGCTGACCGGCACGGCCAACGAAGCGCACGTCAAAAACGCCGGCGCCACGGGCTACGTCGCAAAGTTTGCGGCCGGAGATTTGGCCGAGGCCATTCGCCAAGCGCTCGCCGCTTAAAGCCGAGTTCGACCTCCAGGCCGTCCTATCGACGCGGGCTTGTCGCTCAAAGCAGCGGCAGGCCCGCGTCGCGTTTGACCTCGCGCAGCGATAGAACGGATTCCACCGACGTCACGCCCGGCAAGGCGCGCAGCACGTCGCGCACGAACGCGCCGTAGTCTTCGAGATCGCGCGCGACGACGTGCAGCAGATAGTCGGCGCTGCCCGAGACGTTATGACAGGCGACGATGCGAGGCAAAGCCTGGACTTCGCGCTCGAACTCGTCCGCCAGGCGCCGGTCGTGCACGCCGAACCGCATGAGGACGAAGGCCGTCACGCCCACCTGCAGGGCCGGCTTCGACAGCAGGGCGCGATAACCCTCGATATACCCGTCGGACTCGAGCCGCTTCAAGCGCCGCGCGCAAGGCGTCTCCGTCAAGCCCACCGCGTCGGCCAGGCTCGCGTTGGTAATACGGCCATCCGCTTGGATCGCCATCAGAATTGCTCGATCGGTCTTGTCCAGAGTCATGCGTCGCTGCCCCTCGTTGCCTCTCGTTGCCGGAGTTGCGATGGTAGCGCATGCGCGTTCCCGTCCGATCGAGGGGCAAATGCGGCATTCGCGGCATGTCCCTTGCATTGATTAGTATTCCTAACGAGCCTGCACGATGCGCGCGATTTGTCGCTTCGCCGCTTCATAGACATGATCGGCCGTGAATCCGAATTTTCCTTGCAGGTCGCGTATCGGCGCGGATGCACCGAACGTATGCATGACGATCTTTTCGCCGGTCCGCCCGACATAGCGATCCCATCCGAGCGTGGCGGCTTGTTCCACCGCGACGCGCGCGTCGATCTCGGGCGGGAGCACAGCATCTCGATAGGCATCGTCTTGCAACTCGAAGATGTC is a window encoding:
- a CDS encoding BPSS1780 family membrane protein, yielding MHMRAVAARQGSRWIAEGWTLFQQCPGTWILLGLIDLLVTAVLYELPYASDLTAVFTVLWTGGMICAADHCRTTGSVRLADVLRGIRTSFQPLFAAAVFALLIAIVCDLTGDRASSALRLLAFGGASNTSSVLALIAGVLYSTAALLGTMALWLAPALIVLNGATPADALRASFAATWRNGAASLVYGLIVSGLMLACVLTLGVALLVVAPLIYLSTYAASLDMFPRER
- a CDS encoding chemotaxis protein CheV, whose amino-acid sequence is MAADHHSIDERTNLTSTNKFELLLFRLGAAPGNDDSHELYGINVFKVREIMTMPTITPIAGASEHMIGAVDIRGQIIPVIDLPKLMGCNPTRGLNILLVTEFARSTQAFAVEEVDDIVRLEWNQVLSAEGSAGGNSVTSIARIDGNTGDSRLAQVVDVEQVLRDVFPAQHKSVEAADVGTSVRMSGGAKILAADDSGFARKLIEQSLAALGAEYIITKTGQEAWDTLTKIAAEAQKEGVRARDKVALVLTDLEMPEMDGFMLTRQIKADERLRDIPVIIHSSLTGTANEAHVKNAGATGYVAKFAAGDLAEAIRQALAA
- a CDS encoding Lrp/AsnC family transcriptional regulator; translated protein: MTLDKTDRAILMAIQADGRITNASLADAVGLTETPCARRLKRLESDGYIEGYRALLSKPALQVGVTAFVLMRFGVHDRRLADEFEREVQALPRIVACHNVSGSADYLLHVVARDLEDYGAFVRDVLRALPGVTSVESVLSLREVKRDAGLPLL
- a CDS encoding sensor domain-containing phosphodiesterase, which gives rise to MIDAQASGLPRIESAFQPVLSLAHGAAVGYEALLRATHDEASCSPEQAFAVARRSGRYGEYERACTRHHVRRFVRFAGDESVLFVNLHPDVLVDPVHGPALVDDLLASGVMPGRVVIEILEARQETPSALIGAVERLRSHGFLIALDDFGAGLTNLGRVWDLRPDVVKLDRELICKAVSSYRNARSLLRLVDLLHDIGTFIVVEGIETEDQARLSVDCDADFVQGYYFGRPTIEVEAAAALTGIPTAGLDAQLMDARKLRRVGDLDELAPYRRAFGMFRDAWCAGVPVNEAARHFLACEWALRVFVLDDTGKQVGENIEASRHDDRRRATFPLLARSTGANWSKRAYFRDALVRPGETIVSEPYMSSSSKNLCVTLSAHVNVAGRGFVLGADLLFEGLCHTLA
- the ggt gene encoding gamma-glutamyltransferase translates to MNTISRIGMSARIAGSIAALTVSLGFAPSTPAFAKTGPQQPVLSASAMAVADEFSADAAERIFKEGGNAVDAAVAVAFTLAVTYPEAGNIGGGGFMTLYVNGKPYFMDYRERAPLAATKGMYLDKDGNVIKGMSLVGMRAVGVPGTVEGMWEVQKRFGRLKWKQVLAPAIRYARDGFDVSEQLQQRRDNSAKDFGDKTNFGRYFGQLKAGETFKQPEMAATLTRIADQGAKGFYEGKTADLIAAAMKARGGLITKEDLREYKAVWRQPVEANWNGYRVITAPPPSSGGVGLVQLLKMKADLKDDFTGVALNSAQYIHLVAEIEKRVFADRAQYLGDPDFYKVPVAQLIDDAYLAKRAAEVDPQKPSDTKSVQPGLGTSMPEKAETTHFSIIDKWGNAVSNTYTLNGYFGSGEVVDGTGIVLNDEMDDFSAKPGVANMFGVVGSDANAIEPKKRPLSSMTPTILTKDGKVAMVIGTPGGSRIFTSIFQVITDVYDFNMPLSDAVAAMRFHHQLLPPNTIFWEPYKPIEGELATELEAKGYVLKGQSFNGDIQVIKVDGGTPEAVADPRGRGVTRIVQ
- a CDS encoding DEAD/DEAH box helicase — its product is MNAPSSARPLTTFHPAVAAWFESAFAAPTDAQIRAWPSIRRGKSTLVAAPTGSGKTLTAFLWALDELVREGLAHGGALPDETLVVYVSPLKALSNDIHANLERPLAGIGEALARLGSPRIDIRTAVRTGDTTQQERNALKRRPSHILVTTPESLYVLLSSDSGRRMLATTRTVIVDEIHAMAGSKRGAHLALSLERLDALCKRQLPRIGLSATQKPIEAVARFLVGTSEAARCAIVDVGHHRERDLALELPPVPLEAVMANEVWERVYDRLAELASAHATTLVFVNTRRMAERAARHLTDRLGKDAVAAHHGSMAKEHRLDAEQRLKRGALRVLIATASLELGIDIGDVELVCQLGSPRAIAPFLQRVGRSGHQVGGMPKGRLFPTSRDDLVECAALIDCVRRGELDALTIPQAPLDVLAQQIVAEVACAEWSEDALFACVKRAAPYADLTRAQYDAVLRMLAEGYTSRHGPRGAYIHRDVVNGTLRGRRGGKMTAVTSGGTIPDNADYAVLLEPQGLNIGTVNEDFAVESLAGDVFQLGNTSYKIVRVEPGRVRVVDAQGQAPNIPFWLGEAPGRSDELSAAVSRLRARVDELLGSPKRLPASRDEDPMHASPPMHAHVVRVLMDDLAIDESAARQIVDYLARAKAALSVLPTQRALVMERFFDESGGTQLVVHSLFGSRINRAWGLALRKRFCRTFNFELQAAATEDAIVLSLTGSHSFALDEVWRFLHSNSAEHVLIQALLDAPLFNVRWRWNAVTSLALPRFTGGRKTPPQLQRMKSEDLLAAVFPDQVACLENIVGERELPHHPLVDQTVDDCLHEAMDCEGWLALLRRIERGDVALVTRELSAPSPLAAEILNARPYAFLDDAPLEERRTQAVLSRRWSNPEAASDLGALDADAIEAVRNEAWPQARNADEMHEALMGLACIDETEARVQEGWLGWLDALARSGRATRMQIAEDEALWLPVERLACLRAVYPDAAFAPRLVAPKGFDEAWKDEAALVDVLRARLSGLGPEPVPTIARALALPASSVAAALVTLESEGYAMRGRFSPGATQDEWCERHLLARIHRYTIKRLRREIEPVERAEFVRYLIEWQRLAPGARGMGRDALAATLEQLEGFEAAAAAWEEEILPARLRDYAGSTLDELCRSGQFVWARLAADGRSAAAPVRTTPIVLLPRRALPTWHALADCRAAQAPASDALSPRAQALFDALTRHGAMFFDELAAEVRALPLEIEAALGELVAAGLVNADGFAGLRALIAPAVARQRSGRVMTRRAMHRGAFIGGMQDAGRWALLRRPTVSDRSPSSDPQTTQASDRPSPASRASTQTLSPDTIEHVAMALLRRYGVVFWQLLEREAAWLPRWRDLLHVFHRMEARGQIRGGRFVNALSGDQFALPEALALLREVRKREPDGQFVCVCAADPLNIVGTILPGEKVPAWVGNRIAFRNGACAATLIASKFEFAADLTAAEREAARLCLAHRA